A genomic stretch from Candidatus Nitrososphaera gargensis Ga9.2 includes:
- a CDS encoding stage II sporulation protein M, whose translation MHFKISRRRILYLVLGIAAFLIAYSVGAAIPMSEEEAEEVRRQFSEQIEGIDQNGIFFNNVRIALAMFIPALGAGFGAFSGFATGAVFSALASSTPLLADVPPLIILITPFGIMEVFAYGLAMSRSGMLIYQLVKKKPWREYVIPTFIELGIVVVVLFAAAVIEWQMIEQLGGLDTSVIIEPV comes from the coding sequence TTGCATTTTAAGATCAGCAGGCGCCGCATCCTGTACCTTGTGCTTGGCATCGCTGCCTTTCTCATCGCCTATTCTGTCGGTGCAGCCATACCCATGAGCGAGGAGGAAGCCGAGGAGGTGAGGAGGCAATTCTCCGAGCAGATAGAGGGCATCGACCAGAACGGCATATTCTTCAACAACGTCAGGATTGCGTTGGCAATGTTCATCCCTGCCCTTGGCGCGGGCTTTGGGGCGTTCTCCGGGTTTGCCACCGGCGCAGTCTTTAGCGCGCTTGCAAGCTCTACGCCCCTGCTGGCCGACGTGCCGCCGCTCATCATCCTGATCACGCCCTTTGGCATCATGGAGGTGTTTGCATACGGCCTTGCGATGTCAAGGAGCGGCATGCTGATCTACCAGCTTGTCAAGAAAAAGCCTTGGCGCGAATACGTCATCCCGACGTTTATCGAGCTGGGCATAGTAGTGGTGGTGCTGTTTGCAGCCGCGGTAATTGAATGGCAGATGATAGAGCAGCTGGGCGGCCTTGACACGAGTGTCATCATAGAGCCTGTGTAG
- a CDS encoding zinc-ribbon domain-containing protein, producing MEEKSVGMQDAGKGHVRYCVECGAKMPKSQKVCPACGESQ from the coding sequence ATGGAAGAAAAGTCTGTTGGCATGCAGGACGCCGGCAAGGGCCATGTCAGGTATTGCGTTGAATGTGGCGCAAAGATGCCCAAGTCGCAAAAGGTCTGCCCTGCATGTGGCGAGAGCCAGTAA
- the cbiE gene encoding precorrin-6y C5,15-methyltransferase (decarboxylating) subunit CbiE: MPKKLFVIGVGPGSPAYLTDAAKEAIRKSSYIIGYRYTLSTIEGIIDRDRQQVFEVTMKTQESVYQDVYNNKMKDGEYCTVPFTGDVNFSESEVVDRLLEIFGDDNVEVIPGISSIQVAAARARVPTDKALIVTFHVTGDIEQKKKDLLDAVRQGRSVILLPRPWPADPLKHFMQSEIAKFLRQNGVNTTKLKAWVFERLTTEKETTFRGTVADLEGKEFSDLSAMVIDQTKRQTYLEF, encoded by the coding sequence TTGCCTAAAAAGCTGTTTGTCATTGGGGTTGGCCCCGGCTCGCCGGCGTACCTGACCGATGCCGCTAAGGAGGCGATCCGCAAGTCGAGCTATATCATTGGCTACAGGTACACGCTGTCGACCATCGAAGGCATAATCGACAGGGACAGGCAGCAGGTGTTTGAAGTCACGATGAAGACGCAGGAAAGCGTCTATCAGGATGTCTATAACAACAAGATGAAGGATGGCGAGTACTGCACTGTGCCCTTCACCGGCGACGTCAACTTTTCCGAATCAGAAGTGGTCGACAGGCTGCTTGAGATTTTTGGCGACGACAATGTCGAAGTGATCCCGGGCATCAGCTCCATCCAAGTGGCAGCGGCCAGAGCTCGCGTCCCTACGGACAAGGCCCTCATAGTCACGTTCCACGTGACAGGCGACATTGAGCAGAAAAAGAAGGACCTTCTGGATGCTGTCAGGCAGGGCAGGAGCGTGATACTGCTGCCAAGGCCGTGGCCGGCCGACCCATTAAAGCACTTCATGCAATCAGAAATCGCAAAATTCCTTCGCCAAAACGGCGTCAATACCACCAAGCTCAAGGCCTGGGTATTTGAGCGCCTGACCACCGAAAAGGAGACGACATTCAGAGGCACGGTGGCAGACCTCGAAGGGAAAGAGTTCTCCGACCTCTCTGCGATGGTCATAGACCAGACTAAAAGACAGACTTACCTCGAGTTCTAG